Proteins from one Mastacembelus armatus chromosome 16, fMasArm1.2, whole genome shotgun sequence genomic window:
- the dap3 gene encoding small ribosomal subunit protein mS29 isoform X1, with amino-acid sequence MQLRGHFHVARGGDKTIMALHRLSFRLRQTVTHVRSLHTSGCGQQQEAVAVESEPGPFSVFRTQENDPACHSEEHIGQYYTLPSAHIRTGFPHGLPWRYEQQVKTFNEACVMVRRPALEVISYLKKTDYSKPALRYIFYGLKGTGKTMSLCHTVHFCYTQGWLVLHIPDAHLWVKNCKELLPSSYNTSRFDQPSQATEWLRNFRITNEQFLSKIKTKQRYVWTKRECTEEGSPLGKLVDQGISRVKSSSDVVGAVMKELRVQSGQPESNFRLAVAVDGVNALWGRSTIKKEDKSAVDPEELTLVYNLRKLMNNDWIGGAIITTLSQTGSLYTSKSSYLPQELLGERGFDNMDPFIPVSVPNYSEKEFESCYLYYMDRHWLQHPQSQTEEGKKELIFLSNRNPKMVERICAFL; translated from the exons ATGCAACTGCGTGGCCATTTTCATGTGGCCAGAGGAGGAGATAAAACG ATCATGGCTCTTCACAGACTGAGCTTCAGACTACGGCAAACG GTAACGCATGTAAGGTCCCTTCATACCAGTGGATGTGGACAGCAGCAGGAGGCTGTGGCTGTGGAGTCAGAACCTGGGCCATTCTCAGTTTTTAGAACGCAGGAGAATGATCCT GCGTGTCACTCTGAGGAACATATTGGACAGTATTACACTCTGCCCTCTGCACACATCCGCACAGGGTTCCCTCATGGCCTCCCTTGGCGCTATGAACAACAG GTGAAGACATTTAATGAAGCCTGTGTAATGGTGAGGCGCCCAGCTCTGGAGGTCATCTCCTACCTGAAGAAAACAGATTACAGCAAACCCGCACTGCGATACATATTCT ATGGTCTGAAGGGGACTGGGAAGACAatgtctctctgtcacacagtcCACTTCTGTTATACACAGGGATGGTTGGTCTTGCATATTCCTGATG CCCACCTCTGGGTGAAGAACTGTAAAGAGCTGCTTCCCTCATCCTACAACACCTCTCGCTTTGACCAACCATCACAGGCCACAGAATGGTTACGCAACTTCAGAATCACAAATGAGCAGTTCCTTTCAAAG ATAAAGACAAAGCAGCGTTATGTATGGACTAAGAGAGAGTGCACTGAGGAGGGAAGTCCACTAGGGAAGCTGGTGGATCAG GGTATATCTCGTGTGAAGAGCAGCAGTGATGTGGTGGGGGCAGTGATGAAAGAACTGAGGGTGCAAAGCGGACAGCCAGAGTCGAACTTCCGCCTGGCCGTGGCTGTGGATGGTGTCAACGCCCTGTGGGGAAGGTCCACCATTAAAAAGGAGGATAAGAGCGCT GTTGATCCAGAGGAGCTCACTTTGGTTTATAACCTGAGGAAGCTGATGAATAACGACTGG ATTGGTGGGGCAATCATCACCACTCTATCTCAGACGGGGTCTCTTTACACTTCAAAATCTTCCTACTTGCCACAAGAGCTCCTAGGAGAG CGGGGGTTTGATAACATGGACCCGTTCATCCCAGTGTCAGTTCCCAACTACAGTGAGAAGGAGTTTGAGAGCTGTTATCTCTACTATATGGACCGCCACTGGCTGCAGCACCCACAGA gccaaacagaggaaggaaagaaggaactAATTTTTCTGAGCAACAGAAATCCGAAGATGGTAGAAAGAATTTGTGCATTTCTATGA
- the dap3 gene encoding small ribosomal subunit protein mS29 isoform X2, whose product MALHRLSFRLRQTVTHVRSLHTSGCGQQQEAVAVESEPGPFSVFRTQENDPACHSEEHIGQYYTLPSAHIRTGFPHGLPWRYEQQVKTFNEACVMVRRPALEVISYLKKTDYSKPALRYIFYGLKGTGKTMSLCHTVHFCYTQGWLVLHIPDAHLWVKNCKELLPSSYNTSRFDQPSQATEWLRNFRITNEQFLSKIKTKQRYVWTKRECTEEGSPLGKLVDQGISRVKSSSDVVGAVMKELRVQSGQPESNFRLAVAVDGVNALWGRSTIKKEDKSAVDPEELTLVYNLRKLMNNDWIGGAIITTLSQTGSLYTSKSSYLPQELLGERGFDNMDPFIPVSVPNYSEKEFESCYLYYMDRHWLQHPQSQTEEGKKELIFLSNRNPKMVERICAFL is encoded by the exons ATGGCTCTTCACAGACTGAGCTTCAGACTACGGCAAACG GTAACGCATGTAAGGTCCCTTCATACCAGTGGATGTGGACAGCAGCAGGAGGCTGTGGCTGTGGAGTCAGAACCTGGGCCATTCTCAGTTTTTAGAACGCAGGAGAATGATCCT GCGTGTCACTCTGAGGAACATATTGGACAGTATTACACTCTGCCCTCTGCACACATCCGCACAGGGTTCCCTCATGGCCTCCCTTGGCGCTATGAACAACAG GTGAAGACATTTAATGAAGCCTGTGTAATGGTGAGGCGCCCAGCTCTGGAGGTCATCTCCTACCTGAAGAAAACAGATTACAGCAAACCCGCACTGCGATACATATTCT ATGGTCTGAAGGGGACTGGGAAGACAatgtctctctgtcacacagtcCACTTCTGTTATACACAGGGATGGTTGGTCTTGCATATTCCTGATG CCCACCTCTGGGTGAAGAACTGTAAAGAGCTGCTTCCCTCATCCTACAACACCTCTCGCTTTGACCAACCATCACAGGCCACAGAATGGTTACGCAACTTCAGAATCACAAATGAGCAGTTCCTTTCAAAG ATAAAGACAAAGCAGCGTTATGTATGGACTAAGAGAGAGTGCACTGAGGAGGGAAGTCCACTAGGGAAGCTGGTGGATCAG GGTATATCTCGTGTGAAGAGCAGCAGTGATGTGGTGGGGGCAGTGATGAAAGAACTGAGGGTGCAAAGCGGACAGCCAGAGTCGAACTTCCGCCTGGCCGTGGCTGTGGATGGTGTCAACGCCCTGTGGGGAAGGTCCACCATTAAAAAGGAGGATAAGAGCGCT GTTGATCCAGAGGAGCTCACTTTGGTTTATAACCTGAGGAAGCTGATGAATAACGACTGG ATTGGTGGGGCAATCATCACCACTCTATCTCAGACGGGGTCTCTTTACACTTCAAAATCTTCCTACTTGCCACAAGAGCTCCTAGGAGAG CGGGGGTTTGATAACATGGACCCGTTCATCCCAGTGTCAGTTCCCAACTACAGTGAGAAGGAGTTTGAGAGCTGTTATCTCTACTATATGGACCGCCACTGGCTGCAGCACCCACAGA gccaaacagaggaaggaaagaaggaactAATTTTTCTGAGCAACAGAAATCCGAAGATGGTAGAAAGAATTTGTGCATTTCTATGA